A region of Leishmania panamensis strain MHOM/PA/94/PSC-1 chromosome 33 sequence DNA encodes the following proteins:
- a CDS encoding hypothetical protein (TriTrypDB/GeneDB-style sysID: LpmP.33.0570) has protein sequence MEDDVAVCLGGFTKELVYQQLLHCSEEGSLLRLLTVELVANDGHTLVLAAPQPSTMGSDAASASPLLMDVSGDDRESAVQAAVTGDAAFAHPADLLLLRCQPRRPPANVTGRSGAASDSGAASGAALATHQEFITYNTSLFTPSDVDLWREAVEGNITVVVRWLAALVQQPPGLAQLAFLEAAAASSSPNAGGSAGHEGWRRTLQLPMLLCLKPDVMRCADAKTLDRLRRTVSFALRTLLAVFLHVESAMRLPRLCQRLVYLFLSSPLYVDGASQVAMQLVATDSAASTRQSMVHTLHSCLLLGLQYASDSAAVSMDSSLATAEVRRSARQACNGFELVLARLSRVWLQQSHSGRSKETAMDVSGPEEAIFEVLEAVAATGVLKEVLRWLQLEEDVRRSHDHLGANCSGSSDDMTDTLAELLVPPTLHHIQERRHLQDCAVAEQLTALRRTYNPYLSHEVQQFIRSTALAAYAELYASAARAVRHVTKLPGGAAELCRGRVDGVIAVRVSGLEAVGPRPGGLSEYSLAEVQHYAAFGLPVDLCVRGSRERRHQDEMKALVSALQLAQVSDTDASLFAYAMVQLTGQWVIFPLVLTHAKADSPSKEAGSSVSTTSSRVTAHVLRDADMLADFILTSAAAAEDGQTQAWIVLGAEGAGNQRRSSRRRRAALLSATAAPPPERLLPTGTPAMTYLDCLRRLHALSLSIRQAEAGVSSKGRTNNANGRGGSRRVGRSFGADAVSGLWTEHFTDGAVPMQRYVSSLTAPVAALLSGTGSGVDAVSSLRSSGSSGRLPGDGTFTSLQTLLALVNEAADFSSAQVEALHSLSAVTGLSRNGTGAVAQGNSGVPVSVRMVDGCTGSGKTAVLYASALVRGKLHAAARQEQQRNVQGSLKHAMASVKEAVAALRCASVAELFSTSADVRAGRSLLDEVSLVAAEARRLYQQLNEGFLYCSTPLLLRPAVATSTVPASVAQFLFEASKARPVEGQKRGRPNGSRNAPAAWQLSEITSLAALVKESHARSLNAPLTTQLNAELRRLQMTGMWSGVCRTAVSVAVPLLSLTLSARDATDVVACASVSSTPAQSWAEFIVSDFWPESDVAATLDLAAAAAAAHDGASSATWESLTAIPEERYAPVTMPPTTHLSSLSKEQLEGWHSVYLEKQSELAQHTHAAVHESVRSLFQLFLDLVWGVAATSQSTRHTVLTSTPMELTQGLLLPYLWCWQPSHMCVDDIDAVQDGFFAMLTPVSSFVYSLTSEVPAFQERRRSHERIVLALLRSLHTELRRTGDLTTTVLHDSLRCRRAEVQALLRYTIEDARALSKVTEELANSEGDGAQQDGGSGEAAEPLQGSTDSTVPPPPFTGLASYSAVEVWSHGVSMDNCVAADAAAAVFLMEYLSSYFPARGDSASATTKSPAQISFGVYTSNAAAAEAISAALSRSALAPSSHFRQSVRVWRESLEGAGNEAVSRDSFVTATPPVMATAMSSTSLDEVECEVEIGVVCLSGLLEVVIGALHKSRDGSSDTIVDGESHRPEARHQQWQQLWAESSDGSASLFVTRLQWWLWRLLRRVRHGVFLIGSRELFACIPLFTKAESLVQRQRRLLAPKNHRGYWLPSEVGASVLAMVCPDHFKCRRIAVVREHDDAEAAAEPSPEGDEEDVDAEDEFVTVEVHGPTECLSLCLQTYDACPSISHACLRPCHTQQRIGAAHLEENVSLTTDDAPHASCPYPCSAVLPCGHACHRVCSASCEPCTYAGLTELTCGQRVVSGTDSNQVVQYAFFHHFQERRCGEPTGYCCTPVSVLCKRCGTRSMVACHCVTAQLSRRQRVTEEEETRQNTVANDATYVLKETSCAGCVALYNKVAKKFGHELLEMPPVDHAQDSHHITAAGHLRGSADADDGDEEEDGEAMGTALPRHLLSTEAQTELRREFTIASKKSELLVRKEALEISSGRVTEKTDYEVYRAQYAALRATQKSQEKAWRDEYHTMLDGWAVKLRHALEVQTALSTELDTLMPRLVAEATEEAHLQRLQFAE, from the coding sequence ATGGAAGATGACGTTGCTGTTTGTTTGGGTGGCTTCACAAAGGAGCTGGTGTATCAGCAGCTTCTACATTGCAGTGAGGAGGGCTCCCTTCTGCGTTTGCTTACCGTGGAGCTGGTGGCGAACGATGGCCACACGCTGGTGCTCGCGGCTCCGCAACCGTCAACCATGGGGAGCGACGCAGCCAGCGCCTCACCACTGCTTATGGACGTTTCTGGCGATGACAGGGAATCTGCTGTGCAGGCGGCAGTGACAGGAGATGCCGCCTTTGCCCACCCCGCGGATCTGTTGCTTCTTCGCTGCCAGCCGAGACGACCGCCAGCAAACGTAACCGGGAGGTCCGGGGCTGCTAGCGATAGCGGAGCAGCGTCGGGTGCAGCTTTGGCGACACACCAGGAGTTCATAACGTACAACACATCCCTTTTCACACCCTCGGATGTCGACCTCTGGcgtgaggcggtggaggggaaCATAACAGTTGTCGTACGCTGGCTAGCGGCGCTagtgcagcagccaccggGTCTCGCTCAGCTAGCCTTTctggaggcagcggcagcgtcgtcgtcgccaaacgctggaggcagcgctggtCACGAGGGCTGGCGGCGCACGCTTCAGTTGCCGATGCTGCTATGTCTTAAACCAGACGTCATGCGCTGCGCCGATGCTAAGACTCTCGACCGACTGCGGCGCACTGTCAGCTTTGCGCTGCGAACCCTACTTGCCGTGTTCCTCCATGTGGAGTCAGCCATGCGCTTGCCGCGCCTGTGCCAGCGGTTGGTgtatctctttctctcgtccCCGCTGTACGTAGACGGAGCTTCGCAGGTGGCGATGCAGCTGGTTGCCACAGACTCAGCCGCGTCGACCCGGCAGTCGATGGTGCATACACTTCACTcctgcctgctgctggggtTGCAGTACgcgagcgacagcgctgctgtttcgATGGACAGCTCGCTCGCTACAGCTGAGGTACGGCGGAGTGCTCGGCAAGCCTGCAATGGCTTCGAGCTCGTGCTCGCTCGTCTCTCCCGCGTGTGGCTGCAGCAGTCTCACAGCGGGCGCAGCAAAGAAACCGCGATGGATGTTAGCGGGCCGGAGGAGGCCATCTTCGAGGTGCtcgaggcggtggctgccaCTGGTGTCctgaaggaggtgctgcgctggctgcaGTTGGAGGAAGATGTACGACGCTCTCACGACCACCTTGGTGCCAACTGCAGTGGCTCCAGCGATGACATGACGGACACACTCGCAGAGCTCCTTGTTCCGCCCACCCTACATCACATCCAAGAGAGGCGGCACTTGCAAGATTGTGCGGTGGCAGAACAGTTGACAGCTTTGCGGCGTACCTACAACCCGTACCTTAGCCATGAGGTCCAGCAGTTTATCCGCTCCACTGCGTTGGCAGCCTACGCTGAGCTCTACGCCAGTGCCGCTCGCGCGGTGCGACACGTGACGAAGCTGCCTGGTGGCGCGGCAGAACTGTGCCGGGGTCGTGTTGATGGCGTCATAGCGGTGCGCGTGAGCGGCCTGGAGGCTGTGGGGCCGCGGCCTGGCGGGTTGTCGGAGTACTCACTGGCGGAAGTGCAGCACTACGCAGCCTTTGGCCTGCCAGTTgacttgtgtgtgcgcgggtCGCGCGAGAGGCGGCACCAAGACGAGATGAAGGCGCTtgtgtcggcgctgcagtTGGCCCAAGTGTCCGACACGgacgcctccctcttcgcctaTGCCATGGTTCAGCTCACTGGCCAGTGGGTCATCTTTCCATTGGTGCTCACGCACGCAAAGGCTGACAGCCCGTCGAAGGAAGCGGGCAGCAGTGTCTCTACCACCTCTTCTCGAGTGACGGCACACGTGTTGCGCGACGCAGACATGCTGGCAGACTTTATCCTTACgagcgccgcggctgcggagGATGGACAGACGCAGGCATGGATTGTCTTAGGGGCAGAGGGTGCGGGAAATCAGCGACGCAGCTctcgacgccgccgtgcgGCGTTGCTCTCTGCaaccgccgcaccgccaccggaGCGGCTCCTTCCAACCGGCACGCCAGCCATGACGTATCTCGACTGCCTTCGGCGCCTTCATGCCTTGTCGCTAAGTATACGGCAGGCAGAGGCGGGCGTGAGCAGCAAAGGCCGCACCAACAACGCGAAtggtcgcggcggcagccgccgcgtAGGCCGGTCGTTTGGCGCGGACGCGGTGTCGGGTCTCTGGACGGAGCACTTCACGGATGGTGCTGTTCCGATGCAGCGTTACGTGTCGTCTCTCACAGCACCAGTCGCTGCTCTACTGTCCGGCACTGGCAGTGGGGTAGATGCCGTCTCATCTTTGAGGTCGTCTGGTTCGAGCGGAAGGCTGCCGGGCGATGGAACGTTCACCTCCCTACAGACCCTTCTGGCCTTGGTGAACGAGGCTGCCGACTTCTCTTCAGCACAGGTCGAAGCGCTCCACTCTCTCAGCGCCGTCACTGGGCTCTCCAGAAatggcaccggcgccgtgGCGCAAGGGAATAGCGGCGTGCCTGTCTCGGTGAGGATGGTCGATGGGTGTACAGGGAGTGGCAAGACTGCCGTCCTCTACGCATCGGCGCTGGTGCGAGGCAAACTACACGCGGCTGCACgtcaggagcagcagcgcaacgtgCAAGGTAGTCTGAAGCACGCGATGGCGTCGGTCAAGGAGgctgtcgctgcgctgcgttgcGCCTCCGTGGCGGAGCTCTTTTCCACCTCTGCGGACGTACGCGCCGGGCGAAGCTTGTTGGATGAGGTGagcctcgtcgctgcggagGCCCGTCGGCTCTACCAGCAGCTTAATGAGGGGTTCCTATACTGCTccacaccgctgctgctgcgtcctGCAGTCGCCACGTCCACCGTTCCGGCCTCAGTTGCCCAGTTTCTCTTCGAGGCTAGCAAGGCGCGCCCAGTCGAGGggcagaagagggggaggccgAACGGCTCACGCAACGCACCAGCAGCATGGCAGTTGAGCGAAATCACCTCTCTcgcggcgctggtgaaggAGTCGCACGCGCGGTCTCTCAACGCTCCTCTCACAACGCAGCTCAACGCCGAactgcgccgccttcagATGACCGGCATGTGGAGCGGCGTGTGCCGCACCGCAGTGTCAgtggcagtgccgctgctctcgttgACTCTGTCTGCGCGTGATGCGACGGATGTGGTGGCCTGTGCGAGTGTGTCCTCTACGCCTGCACAAAGCTGGGCGGAGTTCATCGTGAGCGACTTCTGGCCGGAGAGCGACGTAGCCGCGACCCTCgacctcgctgctgctgctgctgctgctcatgacGGAGCCTCTTCGGCGACGTGGGAATCACTGACCGCCATCCCGGAGGAGCGCTATGCGCCAGTCACAATGCCGCCTACCACCCATCTCTCCTCTTTATCtaaggagcagctggagggaTGGCACAGCGTCTACCTTGAGAAGCAGAGCGAGCTAGCgcagcacacccacgccgccGTTCACGAGTCCGTCAGGTCACTCTTCCAGCTCTTTCTGGATCTGGTGTGGGGTGTAGCCGCCACCTCGCAGAGCACGCGACACACTGTCCTGACCAGCACCCCGATGGAGCTGACGCAggggctgctgttgccgtaCCTTTGGTGCTGGCAGCCATCACACATGTGCGTCGACGACATCGACGCAGTGCAGGATGGGTTTTTTGCAATGCTAACCCCTGTCTCCAGTTTCGTCTATTCACTCACCTCTGAAGTACCAGCTTTTCAAGAGCGCCGCCGATCGCATGAGCGCATCgtgctggcgttgctgcggtCGCTGCACACCGAGCTAAGGCGCACCGGCGACCTCACCACGACAGTCCTACACGATTCGCTGCGATGCCGCCGTGCTGAGGTGCAAGCGCTTCTGCGGTACACTATCGAGGACGCCCGGGCCCTTTCCAAGGTCACAGAGGAGCTGGCAAACAGCGAAGGTGATGGTGCTCAGCAAGACGGAGGAAGCGGCGAAGCGGCCGAGCCGCTTCAGGGAAGCACCGACTCCACCGTACCGCCCCCGCCGTTTACCGGGCTGGCCTCGTACAGTGCAGTAGAGGTATGGAGCCATGGTGTTTCAATGGACAACTGCGTTGCtgccgacgcagctgcagcggtgttCCTCATGGAGTATCTCTCCAGCTACTTCCCTGCGCGTGGCGACAGCGCGTCAGCGACGACGAAGTCACCCGCACAAATATCGTTCGGTGTCTACACGAGCaacgcggccgcggcggaggcgatctcggcggcgctgtcgcggTCCGCACTCGCGCCGTCTTCGCATTTTCGGCAGTCAGTGCGGGTGTGGAGGGAGTCACTGGAGGGTGCCGGCAACGAGGCCGTCTCCCGGGATTCCTTCGTGACGGCAACGCCACCAGTGATGGCTACGGCCATGTCTTCCACTAGTCTTGACGAGGTGGAGTGCGAGGTGGAGATAGGcgttgtgtgcctctccgGCCTGCTCGAGGTAGTGATTGGCGCTTTGCATAAGAGTCGCGACGGTTCCTCTGACACCATCGTCGACGGCGAAAGTCATCGCCCAGAGGCGCGGCatcagcagtggcagcagcttTGGGCAGAGTCGTCTGACGGATCTGCGTCGCTCTTCGTGACGCGCCTGcagtggtggctgtggcggctgctgcgacgaGTGCGCCATGGCGTGTTTCTCATCGGCAGCCGCGAGCTGTTCGCCTGCATCCCACTGTTCACCAAGGCTGAGTCTCTGgtgcagcgtcagcggcgccTATTAGCGCCGAAAAACCATCGCGGGTATTGGCTACCTTCAGAGGTGGGGGCCAGTGTGTTGGCGATGGTGTGCCCAGACCACTTCAAGTGTCGCCGCATCGCCGTTGTGCGGGAGCACGATGACGCTGAAGCTGCCGCAGAGCCGTCACCGGaaggagacgaagaggacgTGGACGCAGAGGATGAATTTGTGACGGTTGAGGTCCATGGCCCGACTGAGTGCCTCTCGCTTTGCCTGCAGACGTACGACGCGTGCCCCAGCATTTCGCATGCTTGTCTGAGGCCGTGtcacacacagcagcgcatcggGGCTGCCCACCTTGAAGAAAACGTCAGCTTGACGACTGACGACGCCCCCCACGCGTCGTGCCCCTATCCCTGTAGTGCAGTGCTCCCCTGCGGCCACGCGTGTCATCGTGTGTGCAGTGCATCGTGCGAGCCGTGCACCTACGCCGGTCTGACGGAGTTAACGTGCGGTCAGCGAGTGGTGAGCGGGACGGACAGCAACCAGGTGGTGCAGTACGCGTTTTTTCATCACTTCCAGGAGCGTCGCTGCGGGGAGCCGACGGGGTACTGTTGCACCCCGGTCTCTGTCTTGTGtaagcgctgcggcacccgTTCGATGGTCGCGTGCCACTGTGTCACGGCACAGCTGTCacgccgccagcgcgtcaccgaagaggaagagacgcgGCAGAATACCGTGGCCAACGACGCCACGTACGTTCTCAAGGAGACGTCGTGTGCTGGGTGCGTGGCGCTCTACAACAAAGTTGCAAAAAAATTTGGGCACGAGCTTCTCGAGATGCCACCGGTGGACCACGCGCAGGATAGTCATCATATCACCGCGGCAGGACAcctgcgcggcagcgcagatgcggacgacggcgacgaggaggaggatggtgAGGCTATGGGCACCGCCCTTCCACGCCATCTCCTCTCAACTGAGGCCCAGACAGAGCTCCGTCGCGAGTTCACCATCGCTAGCAAGAAATCCGAGTTGCTTGTGAGGAAGGAGGCACTGGAGATCAGTAGCGGGCGAGTGACGGAGAAGACGGACTATGAGGTGTACCGTGCGCAGTACGCGGCGTTGAGGGCCACACAGAAGTCGCAGGAGAAGGCCTGGCGAGACGAGTATCACACGATGCTGGACGGCTGGGCTGTTAAGTTGCGGCATGCGCTGGAGGTTCAGACGGCCCTCAGCACCGAGCTGGACACGTTGATGCCACGCCTAGTGGCGGAGGCAACCGAGGAGGCGCATCTGCAGCGGCTACAGTTTGCTGAGTAG